One Zeugodacus cucurbitae isolate PBARC_wt_2022May chromosome 3, idZeuCucr1.2, whole genome shotgun sequence genomic region harbors:
- the Ces1e gene encoding carboxylesterase 1E: MSSKLPQVNFITNKVVKLLFVLLASAFILCDALLMADGVPNRRVKRIVGGRQSKAPPPDDPVVFTRTFNRDARVEGFRNARTGVYSFLGMYYAEPPIGLLRYARPVYKRMGGDINATQHGSPCVQPDPYDPRRVVGNENCLLLNVYTPHMPDETTGLPVYVWIHPGGFRYGSAAQYDATPMAQQGIIVVTPQYRLGSLGIMGDGTKEFDGNLAIFDMAAALRWVNDYIHHFGGDPKRVKAIGHGSGAASAMYLSMSRSARSASDISGVVAMSGTALSQYATDKEPVQSVEEVASINGCPTTNELAIVQCMREKTAEEIIENDSKVQTERLAGRAIVKGLTGSAGFTPHIEGENDGRALPSIIVGAPEEQLRSGKFEPIPLLTGVTKHETANAVSIGTLNRIFGSAQEFLNSLTDVLKELTGFLRIDKITGEILKPVLPGLTAALTPTLNDLLKVPATLNLDQVLSKVVETTTDILFNLPAVLTTQVWSQIAPSFMYSFEYNGTRSKGIHFLRGLPIVSEQASSNNPEIVAHGDELGYMFDANDLFGNPIAEAKLVDEEDLKVRKNFIGMLVKFAVSFDKEKKKESASNSLFRSVTGKGVPFIKVDTALSADSDFRFCELSVLGASLTPLTSTTCQSLGGLLAPLTDVVGGALGGVGGVLGGGDNAGTVDNLGNTLGGVLGGGGGSRPGGGRRPGGQSSGSGGLLGGGGGLLG, from the exons ATGTCTTCTAAACTGCCGCAAGTGAATTTCATTACCAATAAAGTGGTCAAACTGCTTTTCGTGCTCTTGGCAAGTGCGTTTATTCTATGTGATGCGTTGCTTATGGCAGACGGTGTGCCGAATAGACGCGTAAAACGTATTGTGGGTGGTCGTCAATCGAAGGCGCCCCCGCCAGACGATCCGGTCGTCTTTACGCGCACCTTTAATCGCGATGCGCGCGTCGAAGGTTTTCGCAATGCACGCACGGGCGTCTACTCCTTCCTCGGCATGTACTACGCCGAACCGCCAATTGGACTACTGCGTTATGCGCGTCCCGTCTACAAACGTATGGGCGGTGATATTAACGCCACACAACATGGATCGCCGTGCGTACAGCCCGATCCATATGATCCACGACGCGTAGTGGGTAATGAGAATTGTTTACTGCTGAACGTGTATACGCCACATATGCCGGATGAAACCACCGGCCTGCCAGTCTACGTCTGGATACATCCCGGTGGTTTTCGTTATGGTTCCGCGGCGCAATACGACGCAACACCTATGGCACAACAAGGTATAATAGTCGTGACGCCGCAATATCGCCTGGGTTCGTTGGGTATTATGGGCGATGGCACTAAAGAGTTCGATGGCAACTTGGCGATCTTCGATATGGCTGCGGCTTTGCGCTGGGTCAACGATTATATACATCATTTTGGCGGCGATCCAAAAAGAGTCAAGGCTATTGGGCACGGTTCGGGCGCAGCGAGTGCCATGTACTTGTCGATGTCACGTTCGGCACGTAGCGCGAGCGATATATCGGGTGTGGTGGCGATGTCGGGTACAGCATTGTCGCAATATGCGACCGACAAGGAACCCGTACAGAGTGTGGAGGAGGTGGCGAGCATTAATGGTTGTCCCACAACAAATGAGTTGGCGATTGTGCAATGCATGCgagag aaaacTGCCGAGGAAATCATCGAAAATGACTCGAAAGTCCAAACGGAACGTCTCGCCGGTCGCGCTATTGTTAAAGGTCTCACAGGCAGTGCCGGCTTCACACCACACATCGAGGGCGAAAACGACGGACGCGCATTACCAAGCATAATTGTGGGTGCACCGGAAGAACAACTACGCAGCGGTAAATTCGAACCCATACCGTTGTTGACGGGTGTCACAAAACACGAGACCGCAAATGCGGTTAGCATCGGCACTCTCAATCGCATCTTTGGTTCGGCACAAGAATTTCTCAATTCACTCACCGATGTTCTCAAGGAGCTAACAGGCTTTCTGCGTATCGATAAAATAACGGGAGAAATTTTAAAACCCGTTTTACCCGGTCTAACGGCCGCTTTGACACCCACGCTCAACGATTTGTTGAAGGTGCCGGCGACATTAAATTTGGATCAAGTGTTGTCGAAG GTCGTTGAAACCACTACCGATATACTCTTCAATTTGCCCGCCGTACTAACCACACAAGTGTGGTCCCAAATTGCGCCTTCATTTATGTATAGCTTCGAATATAACGGTACGCGTTCGAAAGGTATACATTTCTTACGTGGTCTACCGATAGTTTCAGAGCAAGCTAGCAGCAATAACCCCGAAATTGTGGCGCATGGCGACGAACTCGGTTATATGTTCGATGCAAATGATCTGTTCGGCAATCCCATAGCCGAAGCAAAGCTGGTCGACGAAGAGGACTTGAAAGTGCGTAAAAACTTTATTGGCATGCTAGTGAAGTTCGCTGTTTCATTTGATAAGGAGAAAAAGAAAGAATCTGCCAGCAACTCGCTCTTTCGTAGCGTAACCGGCAAAGGTGTGCCCTTTATAAAAGTGGATACGGCATTAAGCGCCGATAGTGATTTCCGTTTTTGTGAGCTCTCCGTATTGGGCGCCTCACTCACACCGCTGACTTCTACAACATGTCAAAGCTTGGGCGGTTTGTTAGCACCGTTAACGGATGTAGTCGGTGGAGCGCTGGGCGGTGTTGGCGGCGTGCTCGGTGGTGGAGACAATGCTGGAACAGTGGATAATCTAGGCAATACTTTAGGTGGTGTActaggtggtggtggtggttcgAGGCCTGGTGGTGGTCGTAGACCAGGCGGACAATCGAGTGGCAGTGGTGGACTacttggtggtggtggtggtctgCTGGGTTAA